ACAATCCGCGCGGCAGTGCAGAAACGATTTGGTTACGGAATGGTGACGTCTCGTTAACTCAACCTTTTTCAGGCTGGCTTTCTACCCAGAAACGGCCGTTATGCTTCTCCACCACCGTTTTGACCCTGTTCAATCCCAGGCCAGCCCGCTTCTGTTTCGGCGGCGTTGTAAGAAATCAGGTGCAAATGGGGTCAAAGAAGCAGTACCCGGCCACACACAGCACCGGAGATGCTTATGCAGGCAGCCATCAGTTCAGAACAAAATTGGGAGCAGGCCAAAGCTGGCTGCTATTCATGAACGACGTGAAATTGCCGCCTCGTTAGATTTAGACCGCACCCTGCACCTGGTGATGCAAAAAGCAGCCGAAACCTTGCCCATAAGCGCGGGGGTACTGTTCATTCTTGACCAGACTTCACAACACCATCGTGTAGCTGTCAGCCACAATATCCCGCCAGAGCAGGTGGATACTATTACCTTTGCCTTTAACGAGGGTGTGCCTGGTTGGGTACGGCAGCAGCGCCAATCCTTGATTATTGATGATGCCCGCCTGGATGCGCGGGTTCATCCCACCGTTGTCGCGGCTGGCGTCTTATCGGTACTGGCTGTGCCGCTTATTTGCCGTGAAAAAATTGTGGGGGTGCTGACTCTTTTTTGTCAGAGCGAAACTCATGCCTTTGATGCGGCCGCTTTGCAGTTGGCTCAGGTGTTTGCCGACCAGGCGGCCGTTTTCCTGGAAAATGCACGGCTGGTAGCGGAACTGCGCGGCTGGACGGTCGAGTTGGAACGGCGCGTGGCCGAACGGACGCGCCAGTTGGAAGAAAAGCAAGCCCAAATCATTCGCGCCGAAAGATTGGCGGCGGTGGGGCAGTTGGCGGCTTCCGTGGCTCATGAAATCAACAATCCGCTGCAAGCCATTTCCTTATATTTGCAATTATTAACCGAGGAAACCCTGTCAGCGGGCGGAGATCGTCGTTTGGGCGTGGTGCAGCAAGAATTTGATCGGATTGCGACCATTGTGGGGCGGCTGCTTGATTTTCAGCGTCCGCAAGCGGGAGAGCAGCATCTAGTCAATGTCGCTGCCGCGCTTGATTACGTGGTCATGTTGGCCGAAAAGCAAGTGCAGCGGTCGGGCGTCACGCTGCAACAAAATTTGCCGGATAATTTGCCGCCCGTTCTGGCCGTGGAAAATCAGTTGAAGCAGGTGTTTCTTAATCTGATTCTCAATGCCGCCGAAGCGATGCCGGCCCGGGGCCAGTTAACGATTACCGCCTGCCACGAAGATGAGAAGCTATCTGTTGAATTTGCCGATACCGGGCCAGGGTTGTCGCCGGAGGCCCAGGCGCATCTGTTTGATCCCTTCTTTACCACCAAAAAGGAGGGGTCGGGTCTGGGCCTGGCGGTGAGCCATGAGATTGTCGCCAAACATGGGGGAGAGCTGCTGGTGAGCAGCCGCCCTGGGCAGGGGGCCACGTTTACGGTGGTGCTGCCGATTTACGCCATGAAGAACGGAGGATTGATAGATGGGTGAGGATCAACTGACCGGACATCAATACGAGCCGTTCCCCGGCAGAATTCTACTGGTGGATGACGAGGCCAATATCCGCGAAGGTCTCAAGGCGATTTTGCAAAAGGATGGTCACGAGGTGCAGGATGTGGCTGCTGGGGCGGACGCTTTGGCTTTGCTGCCGACCTTTGCCGCGGAAGCGGCGGTGCTGGATATTCGGATGCCGGGCATGAGCGGCACGGAACTGCTGGCTGCAATCAAGGCGCAGTGGCCCCACCTGGCAGTGATCATGCTGACTGGACATGGCACACTGGAGACGGCGATAACGGCCGTTAAAGAAGGCGCTTTCGATTACTTGCTCAAACCGGCTAAAGCCGACGCGCTGCGCGAAGTGGTGGGGCGTGCCCTGGTTGAATCGCGCCGCCAGCGGGAACAGGCGGCGCTGCTGGAAACCTTGCAAGTTGGCCTGGCGCGTTTGCAGCAGCTGCCGGCCACGCCCTCTTTTAGCCAGGCCGTGCCACCCCCCATCCTGCGGGTTGGCGATCTGGTGATTAACCTGGCGGCGTATGAAGTGCGCCACCAGGGTCAGCCGCTGGCACTGACGCCGGCCGAGTATCAGGTATTGCTGGCGCTGGCCGAACGGGACGGGGCGGTGATCGATTACGTGACGCTGGTGAAAGTGGCGCTGGACCATGAAGCAGAACCCTGGGAAGCGAAGGAACTGATCAAGCGCCACATCTATACGCTGCGCCAGAAAGTGGAGACGCAGCCGGAGGAGCCGCGATGTATCCTCAATGTGCGTGGGGTGGGGTACCGGTTGGTGGGGGGATAACGGCCGTTACCGCACCGTCACTGTTTGGCTACTGATTGGTTTCAAAGAAACGGCCGTTTTTCTTTTATACTCTTTATGTGTGTCATGCACAGGATGATGTGTATCTGGCTGGGCGACGAGATGGCTTGACTTTCAGCGCTTCCAAGTATGGCATTTTCGGAATAATAAATAAGCCTTCAATGCGAAAATGCCTCAAGAAAATTCCGAAATACATCGAATTTTCACTCGATTATTTCTCGGAATTCGCCTATGACAAATAAAGGATAGGTAATGCAGATTCGTTTGCTTTTTCGTTTAGCATGGTTGTTGACAGGACTTGCCTTCGCAGTTGTAGCGTGTACCCAAACTGGGCCGACTGCCCCGACGGAAAACGGCGTCAATGCGGAGCTTCCTGTAGCAACCGCTGCGCCAACCGCTGCGCCAACCGCTGCGCCCCCAACAACAGACAATGTGATCATAACGGCCGTTGCCGAAGTCACACAGTCGCCTGCTTTACTGCCTGCCGAAGATCCACCTGCCGGTGCTGCGGGAGAGTTCCGCACCGATTTTAGTGTCCATACCATCCCCTACAGCGAAATCCTTTCCGGCGGGCCGCCGAAAGATGGCATTCCGGCCATTGATGGGCCACAGTTTGTCAGCATCACCGATGCCGACGCCTGGCTGGATGATTTGGAACCAGTGACCGTTTTTCAGGAACAAGACACTGTGCGGGTTTACCCTTTCCAAATTTTGATGTGGCATGAAATTGTGAATGATGTGGTAAACGGCCGTCCCATCGTCGTCACCTTCTGCCCGCTATGCAACACAGCTATTGTGTTCGATGCCACCGTAAACGGCCAATTTCTCGATTTTGGCACAACCGGGCGGCTGCGCTTTAGCAACCTGCTCATGTATGACCGGCAAACGGAAAGCTGGTGGCAGCAGGCCAGCGGCGAGGCCGTCATTGGCGAACTGACCGGGACACAACTGGCGTTCTTACCAGCCAACATCATTAGCTGGGCCGAGGCGCGAGCCAGGTATCCAGAAGCCCAGGTTCTTTCCCGCGAAACCGGCTTTTCCCGGAATTACGGACAGAATCCCTATAGCGGCTATGACAATATCAACAACTCCCCCTTCCTGTTTAGTGGCAATACGCCAGATCAGTTACCGGCAATGGCTCGTGTGATCACTGTGGAATTAAATGACGAAGCAGTGGCCTATCCCAACGATCTGCTCCAAGAAGTGGGTGTCATCAATGACACTGTAGGCGGTGTAGACATCGCTATTTTTTGGCAGGCGGGTCTGGCCTCAGTGCTGGATGACAGCGATATTGCTGCCGGGGAAGATGTGGGCGCCAATGGCGCTTTTGCCAGGGAGTTGA
Above is a genomic segment from Candidatus Leptovillus gracilis containing:
- a CDS encoding DUF3179 domain-containing protein, with the translated sequence MQIRLLFRLAWLLTGLAFAVVACTQTGPTAPTENGVNAELPVATAAPTAAPTAAPPTTDNVIITAVAEVTQSPALLPAEDPPAGAAGEFRTDFSVHTIPYSEILSGGPPKDGIPAIDGPQFVSITDADAWLDDLEPVTVFQEQDTVRVYPFQILMWHEIVNDVVNGRPIVVTFCPLCNTAIVFDATVNGQFLDFGTTGRLRFSNLLMYDRQTESWWQQASGEAVIGELTGTQLAFLPANIISWAEARARYPEAQVLSRETGFSRNYGQNPYSGYDNINNSPFLFSGNTPDQLPAMARVITVELNDEAVAYPNDLLQEVGVINDTVGGVDIAIFWQAGLASVLDDSDIAAGEDVGANGAFARELNGQTLTFAKNGTTFKDEQTGSTWNILGEATAGELAGQTLTAVVKVDHFWFSWAAFRPDTRIYQQP
- a CDS encoding GAF domain-containing protein is translated as MQKAAETLPISAGVLFILDQTSQHHRVAVSHNIPPEQVDTITFAFNEGVPGWVRQQRQSLIIDDARLDARVHPTVVAAGVLSVLAVPLICREKIVGVLTLFCQSETHAFDAAALQLAQVFADQAAVFLENARLVAELRGWTVELERRVAERTRQLEEKQAQIIRAERLAAVGQLAASVAHEINNPLQAISLYLQLLTEETLSAGGDRRLGVVQQEFDRIATIVGRLLDFQRPQAGEQHLVNVAAALDYVVMLAEKQVQRSGVTLQQNLPDNLPPVLAVENQLKQVFLNLILNAAEAMPARGQLTITACHEDEKLSVEFADTGPGLSPEAQAHLFDPFFTTKKEGSGLGLAVSHEIVAKHGGELLVSSRPGQGATFTVVLPIYAMKNGGLIDG
- a CDS encoding response regulator transcription factor, whose protein sequence is MGEDQLTGHQYEPFPGRILLVDDEANIREGLKAILQKDGHEVQDVAAGADALALLPTFAAEAAVLDIRMPGMSGTELLAAIKAQWPHLAVIMLTGHGTLETAITAVKEGAFDYLLKPAKADALREVVGRALVESRRQREQAALLETLQVGLARLQQLPATPSFSQAVPPPILRVGDLVINLAAYEVRHQGQPLALTPAEYQVLLALAERDGAVIDYVTLVKVALDHEAEPWEAKELIKRHIYTLRQKVETQPEEPRCILNVRGVGYRLVGG